CCCTGGGCCGTCAGATGCTCTCCAAGCTGAAGGTCTACTCGGGCGACCAGCACCCGCACGCTGCCCAGCGTCCGGTGCCGTTCGAGATCACCCAGGTCGCGCAGTAGTTCCGGCCACCCCCGAATACAGAAGAACGTAGCTGAGGAGAACCGTGGCCGAGACCACTGCCGAGACCGCGCTCGAGGTCGACGAGACCTTCGAGATCGAGGCCGAGGAGCCCACCGAGTACACCACCGAGTCGCTTGTCGGCCGTTTCGCCGAGGCCGTTCCGGCCGCCGGCCTCGGTCGTCGCAAGGAGGCGATCGCCCGCGTGCGCATCGTCCCCGGCACCGGTGTCTGGAAGATCAACGGTCGCACCCTGGAGGAGTACCTCCCCAACAAGGTGCACCAGCAGATCGTCAACGAGCCCTTCAAGCTCCTGGAGCTTGACGGCCGCTACGACGTCATCGCCCGTATCAACGGCGGCGGCATCTCCGGCCAGGCCTACGCGCTGCGCCTGGGCGTCGCCCGTGCGCTGAACGAGGTCGACGTCGACGCGAACCGCCCGGCGCTGAAGAAGGCCGGCTTCCTGACCCGTGACCCGCGCGCCGTCGAGCGCAAGAAGGCCGGTCTGAAGAAGGCCCGCAAGGCGCCGCAGTACAGCAAGCGCTAAGCCTCCCTGCCTCGGTTTTCGGGCCGAGGCCGGACTTCACACGCCCCGGGAGCACCGCTCCCGGGGCGTGCTGTATGTCTGAGCGCTGTGCGTTTGACGGACCCACGGGGAGAGGCGGGTGCACGGGCACCGCCTTCGACGACGAGCCGCGGAGGATTGAGCAGTGGGACGACTCTTTGGCACGGACGGTGTACGCGGCCTCGCGAACGCCGACCTCACCGCCGAGCTGGCGCTCGGGCTGGCGGAGGCCGCGGCGCATGTGCTGGGCGACCTGGGCGCCTTCGAGGGGCACCGCCCGGTCGCGGTGGTCGGCCGCGACCCACGCGCCTCGGGGGAGTTCCTGGAGGCCGCGATCATCGCCGGCCTGGCCGGCTCCGGTGTCGACGTGCTGCGGGTCGGCGTCCTGCCGACGCCGGCGGTGGCCTATCTGACCGGGCTGCTGGGCGCGGACTTCGGCGTGATGCTCTCCGCCAGCCAC
The Streptacidiphilus albus JL83 genome window above contains:
- the rpsI gene encoding 30S ribosomal protein S9, which codes for MAETTAETALEVDETFEIEAEEPTEYTTESLVGRFAEAVPAAGLGRRKEAIARVRIVPGTGVWKINGRTLEEYLPNKVHQQIVNEPFKLLELDGRYDVIARINGGGISGQAYALRLGVARALNEVDVDANRPALKKAGFLTRDPRAVERKKAGLKKARKAPQYSKR